A region of the Littorina saxatilis isolate snail1 linkage group LG12, US_GU_Lsax_2.0, whole genome shotgun sequence genome:
GCATGTTACGTATTAACAGCATTTTGctcattttacacagatcagaAAATGATACATCTAGAAACGTGTGGTACCTGAGTATTTTGATGGCTCGTTTATTCACAAATATTTACAGCGTCGAGACTCACTCATAAAGACATACACGTCATATTTCCTTCAGTCGTTCTGTACCGTGGCTTTCTACTGCCCTCTGGCTTGCTTGAACATGTTAATTTGTCCTCAAAAATTCATTTAACCACCCGTCCTCAGTAAATTGCAGAACGCCGCggttgttttttttccatttgtttTGGCATCGTCCTCAATAACTTTTACAAGACCTCTTTTCTTTCAATTTGTCTTACCACCGTCCTCAATAAAATGCACATTGCCGCGTTTCTTTCAATTTCTCATGTTACCATTCTAAATAGCTTGAACAATGCCTCGTTTCTTTCAATGTGTCTTACCGTCGTCCTCAATAAATTGGACAATGCCGCGTTTATTTCAATTTGtcttaccttcttcttcttcttcttcttcagcgttccagaatgttctggttacgtgtgagctcgtttgcccatttgggttccccacactatactctgagagcatagtcagctcactccgctttcgttgagtaggcatgctgggtattttcgtgtttccataacccaccgaactccgacatggattacaggatcttttccgtgcgcacttggtcttgtgcttgcgtgtacacacgaagggggttaagtcactagcaggtctgcacataagttgacctgcatgggagatcggaaaaatctccactcttaacccaccaggcagcagcgaccgggattcgaactcacgacctaccgattaggaggccgacgtcttaccaccacgccactgcgccggTCATTTGTCTTACCACCGTCCATAATAGATTGCTGAAGAGatgataaacaataataaccaaccacaATAACGTTTAGAACGCCGCGTTTCCTTCAATTTCTCATGTCACCATCCTCAGTAACTCTTAGAACGCCGTGTTTCTTTCAATGTGGCTTACCACCGTCCTCAATAACTTGCACAACGCCGCGTTTCTGTCCGTTTCTCATGTTACCATCCTCAATATATTTTAGAACACCGTTTTACTTTCAATTTGTCTTGCCCTCCTGATTGTACTTATATATTCTTGGGATTATCAGAACAATGTAGGTCCTTAAACAGTCCATTTGAATCAAATCCTCAGCAACTTTTCCCTTTTATTTATCTTGTCCTCCTCAGTGTGATTGTCGCGAAAATTGTTAGCACACGCCCAGTCCTCAAAAACCGCTTGAAAATCCCGTCGCCAATAGCGGCACGAGGTCGCGTTTCTTTCAGTTGTCTTGCCCCGAAGCGGGTGGCTGGAGGGGGGGCATGGAAGTGGGCGGATGCGGGAGGGATGAAGgaggggggtgagggaggggagggggagggagggtgcCGAGGAGGGGGCGGCGTCTGACCCCAAGACTCTCCCACTTGACCCACGACAGGCGTGCGGTCAGATCTGAAACATGATACAGGCAAGAGTCGTATGAATTGGCTAGAATTGTTCTGATGAGTTAAATGAATTCTGCAATTTGTCAATTTTATCTATCATTTGTCAGTTGTTGCATtgatgttgtcgttgtcgttgtcgttgttgttgttgttgttgttgttgttgttgttgttgttgcagtgaTCACGTCAGTCGTGTTCAGAGCCATCATTCTTTTATTTCAATGAAAACCGGTCGATCTGTTAGGCAAGCCGGTCAAACCAAGTCTTACTACACACATTGATTACATCATATTTGTGGGACCAGATAAGTCAAGCGAAATAAAAGGAGCTAAAGTTACAGGTAGATTAAATCCCTGTGTTAAGGTTCCtctctattcttttttttcttttttttttctctcttttcttttttttttctttttctttttcttctttttttttctcgactGTGCCCTGCCTCTATCTCCTGTATCTGTCATTAAGTAGACGATAATAaaggtttttttaaacaaataaacaaacaaactgcataTATGCATGTAACACAAACTGCCGCATTTTGGAGAGTATGCAGGACACATTGTTTTGCAGCTTACATCCCTCTGGTATTTCTTTTGCTTGCGCCTTatgcatgacacacacacacacacacacacacacacacacacacacacacacacacacacacacacacacacacacacacacacacacacacacacacacacacacacacacacacacacacacactctctattCTCTTCTGAATGAAGTCTTTGAGAAAATTTGAATTTGAATTTCCGTTTAATTGCGAGTAGCCTAGTGCTTTGTCATTTGGAGTCTTAAACTGAACATTATCACACAGTATGTGCATACCTAGGTGTGTAATCTCGCAGGTGGAGAACTGCCTTTCGCGAACAGGACTTCATGCAGTTAAACACAGATAGCAAGAAAATCCATTCTTTTCAAACAGTTAGTGTCATAAATGATGACTCAACAAAAGGATTAGAACTGTGATTCTCATGCCGCTCGTTTGAATGTTAGCTTAGTCATATGCTTGAAACGGTCGTGCATACAGAGACCCAAAAATGTGGATCCATATGATCTGAGGTCAAGAAAATGTCTTAATGTTTCCGATTCCCCTCCCGACCCTAGCACTTTTTTTGACATTTCAAATAtaaaaacagatacacaaaaaaaaattaaaaatgacaaaactcgaTGTGGCAGACTTTACAAGGAAAGTTACTCTTACTCAGACATCTAGAGGACACAGCTCGCTCGATATCTGGCAAATTAAAATCCACATGCGCATATggcaaacaaaaaaccaaaaccaacttcAATTAAAAGTAAAAATAATAAGGAACCGACCTACCAACCCTAATGTTTTTAGCCTTGTCATCGGACAGTTAGTTCATATAAATTTGCGGGATTTAACATAAGAAGTGGTCAGCACAAACTTACCGCTGGTGTTCCAAGCCTGCCCCTCGTCATCCGACCCTgaccccgcccccgcccccgcccccgcccccgcccccgccccagCGTTGCGTCTGAGCGTCTCCTGCACGTAGTCCAGTGCGTCAGTGCCGGACAGCAGAATGTCCTGCAGCAGGGCGATGTACGCGATGGCCAGACGGAGCGTGTCGATCTTGGACAGGCGCTTCTCATAGGGGAAAGTAGGCACGTGACACCTGAAGAAATATGAGTCGTTGCATTCTTAAATttcaaaacagatagactggtATGGTAACGTAAAAATACCCCAAAAaccttttttaaaaaaaccaccttaaaaaaaggttaaattttgtggaacgtttaattacCGACACAACAAATCATTCACAATAACTTTGACCCATGAAGCTACAACAATTCAGAAGTCATTTTTTCCTGTGACGTGTATCTTGTTTGTCCATTTTAAAATATGACTCATTTTGTCATATCTAtcatcattcattcgcttgcggcttcgtggcaggcggaagaaaaatcagccagataagtttttgttattaattgtttgtctgtgcacttaaaagaccgttgggtcgatatatttgtgaatgtattgttttgtaaataacaaacgttccaacaatctacctttcttgttttttgattctgtccATTTTAAAGACCTATAAGTcgaagttcttgtgaatgtttcgttttgtcaataatgacATGTAGTCTTTCTTGTTTGATTTTATGCTTTGTTTTATTCATGAGGtttttaaaatttaattttaGTTAAAATCTTTCAAAGAAAGGACTGATCCATCAaggaaaaatgtttgtgttcattttttttcttctgaagcCTTCCTGGAAATGCTGCATTTAATACAACTTGAAAAGGACACGTTTTTGAAAACTGTGGAAtgttttcttattcttttgttttatattttgtgttcaaagaaaaagtttttttcttcttgtttcccggtgtaacacgagaaaattactcccacgagatttttactccggagtaaacatttcgtacgaaaaagttacccctttacgaaaaaaagcactcccccattgcacgagaaaattactccccaagacaggtgagttccgagtaaacatttcgtacacaaatgttactcccctgacgaataaataacgaataaattacttcaccccaacacgagcaatttaacctcccatgccaggtgtacgaaatgtttactcccttgtcccctgttagtcttggtggtggaaggagggtagcgcgacattcgtgtgcgcgagatcacttattggcattatcccttcgcccgcatcccatttttgcgtacgatatttttactcgaagtaaaaaaaaatggggagtaaaaatttcgtggagggagtaattttttcgtgccttggggagttcttttcgtggagtaaaaatttcgtgttacaccggcctgtGTCTACCTGTTTAATCCCAGCACACGTCTTCAAGCACGACTACTATGACCTTTTTTCCCTCCCTAGCTGTCGTTAAACCGAGCTTAATTTAGTGCGTTTAAGGGTGAACAAATCGGCGATTCAACCTCAATCGATGCAGTTCATTTATGTCTGTGTACTTCTTTTTGACCATCTGGCCCCGGACAAATATTTCGCATACTTTTTAGAGAGTCGATCTTGTCGTATACCTTTGAAATACTGAGTGGATGCACGCATATCGAAAGCTTGCAATGCGCTCAACACAAAACTTCCGATATCATAACCACATTTCGGAGCGCAATTGTTTAGGAAAAGGAACATGTGTGTACACGTGAGTGAAAACCATGACTGTCCTTGCCCTGCTCTTTTGAAATCATTGACCACTGATCACGCCATCTCATCTCAagcttacagtggaaccccacttttAAGATCCCCTGacttaagaccccccccccccctttttgtgTGTAAGACCATgcctttttcagatcttctgttcataacctctgtgcaTATTTCCcaattccgtcgcgatataaccttgaacggttgaaaacgacgttaaacaccaaataaagaaagatttccccatttaagactccctcctttttaaagaacttgctttttcatattgtctgttcataacctctgtcaactttacccccattttaagactccctcttttttaaggtctaattttctcagattttgttggAAGGTCTTACAgggaaggttccactgtaaattcACCTGAGTTCATCAAAAGCCGTGTTGATGCTCATCATCCTCTTCCTCTCTCGGACGTTGGCAGCGAAGCGTTGTATGGGTGGGGAACCGGGCATCATAAGATGATGACCACCGTTTGGCCCCACGGGCAAGTAATGGCACGAGGGGTTCATTCCTGGCTGGTAGTGGCAAGGTCCGGGCTCGTAGCCCGATAGGAAAGGAGGATGGTCCATAGAAGACGTTGTAGGTTCTGGGGTGTGGTTGTGGCCcggaggggaggaggaggaggagggagggtgTAGCTGTGCTGCTGTTGTCCCAGAGTTGTGTTGGTAGCCGTTGTGGTGGTCATACATGTTGTGATACTCCTGAATAAGTACGAACCAACAAAAAGTGAAACAATATACGCATGTTGTTTATGCGTTCATGCGTTGAACTGGCTTTGACACGAATTGGTTAAAAAGGCGTCACTCTAATTTTGATAAACGCATTATCAAGACAACACATAGTAAGCCCTAAATACTTTAGTGTTCACATTGGAAATACTGTGTTATACCATATGCCACACTTCTTAACTATTCACACTGTATTCAAAACGGTTTTCAGTAAGCGCCTTTAAAAACTGGAACAATTCTATTCAGAATGTTCCTGATTTCAGGCTAAGTAAAGAGAGCGAAGCGACCTAGACGAATGAGCGAAGCGACCGAAATTtctagggggaggggggggggggggggggggtccgggggcatgcccccccccccctggaaatTTGTTTGATCCAAAGAAGCCAAACGGGGCTATCTGAACTTAGCTTCGAAATTGCTCTATCTGTCTTTTTTGGGAGGAAGCAATTTTAAATTTCTTGCCGAAGCATTAATGATTTGAACAATAATATGCAACggctttaacaaaaaaagggctggggggggggggggggcttgaccctcaaagcccccccccccaccccgcctgTCAGACCCTGATTAATAATGGCGAAAACATGGTTAATTATGGGAAAACACCACCTCTGTAAAAAAGGAACCCGGAAAGTGTTTGTCGGAGACCTTACAGGCCTTATTTATATATTTGGCACTCTTTCAGTACTGTTTTCCCCATCTGGATAAGATATTTAATTACAGGTACAGTCTAAACAATTAGactgaccatctcagatcttgctGTTAATCTGTTAAATTAATTTATCCGAAACATAATCTAACTCTGGGCAGAAACATACACTGCCATGCGTAAACATCGAAATGCACATCTGAATAAAAATCAAAATCAGAAAATGGATTATCAATCTCTAACAATAATACCGATACTAACTGGTACTGAAATTGTATCTGACAAAATAATGTAAACAAGACCCCACATCGTGTTCAAAGGAAAGATTTAGACGCGCTGAGCAATCAAGCGAACTAAGTGAAAACTTTGGCTATTAGACCTATGACGTGAGCTAGTTAAGAAAAgcgcacacaaaaagaaagagcaAGAAGATATAAAAGGAGAGGGACAACAGAAGCAAATAAAGTAACATGAATAGACACATAGAAATTAATATAACGCTGAAAAATAAGTAAATAAGCCAAGACAGCAACCTAACAGGCAAACACGCAGACCCAAgggaaaaaataacaaaaacaaacacatttaaatattcaataattaaaaaaatttaaatataaaaatgcaGGCCAACCCATCAAAGCGAAATAGTACGGAACTGAACTAAATCATCTACTATCAAATATGAAGTTATGATCTTACTAAAACACCGACGAACTTCTTCATATATTAAGCCAAGCAGTACATGTAAACGATACACGCACTAGCAATTAAAAAAAGATCGCCAAACACGTTGTAAAGAAATCCCGTTTTTAGAATCGGGACGGGATAATTCCATTATTAtataactagaatgaatacccgcttcgccgggtagccggcttcgccgggaagaagtacttggagccgtacgccggcttcgccgggtccgaactatggacccgccaagcttaggtccctcccagattcgtggaatgggaacagcacgaaaatgattcagtggccataatgccattcctgaccatatcgagtcccatccttgtcgacgaatgtaaccgtgttaatcacctttggaggcgaactccactcaaacaggactgagcaagttatggcttctcaaaggaaggccagtacataaaattacgttaaaattaatattaaaagtcctacggttttgagccattaaggacttgagtgtttgtccgctttcaaaaagaggaaagaaagaaacaaaaaataaggagaggagggcagggggtggggttgagttgataatgctctgtggaatttgttaaaatgaaaagtagttaagatgtttcttggtaagaattataagtctgtattctatatcttgaataacgggcttgtaatattatttttttttaatttcaaatcgagttaaaaagtggaacctttcaggatcaccaataaaaccaaatagatgagcaagtaagaggaacacgaacaataagtctcaaaactttttacaaataaaaggattaagatgtaagccacgaaggccgtggtaataaaaacaatatgtacagtttggcgactagtgggccttgggtgaggatatgttgtctagaaggtagtcgctggaatcaggagggatggcgggagccactcgacctcaaactgaaacacgctgatgtgataatctgggcttagttatacccacagccccatgtccgagtccctgaccagtcggcacagcagcaagctgtgtgaccagcctagagaactgctactgcgcagataatcctggggact
Encoded here:
- the LOC138983113 gene encoding pancreas transcription factor 1 subunit alpha-like, producing MRSAQSCKQWTTSMSNRTRPSPPRVLSTYAGAIRRAQIRLTPFIPEYHNMYDHHNGYQHNSGTTAAQLHPPSSSSSPPGHNHTPEPTTSSMDHPPFLSGYEPGPCHYQPGMNPSCHYLPVGPNGGHHLMMPGSPPIQRFAANVRERKRMMSINTAFDELRCHVPTFPYEKRLSKIDTLRLAIAYIALLQDILLSGTDALDYVQETLRRNAGAGAGAGAGAGAGSGSDDEGQAWNTSDLTARLSWVKWESLGVRRRPLLGTLPPPPLPHPPPSSLPHPPTSMPPLQPPASGQDN